GTTCTCCCCTTGGATCCCCATGGCTACTTGTTGCACTCCTTGTTTGCACATCACCTTCATACCCTTTTGTTAGAGCTTGCAACTTCACCATAGCTGCTTCTAATGACTTGGAGATGTAACCAAGATCACAAGGCTTCatctttgagcatggaacatAGGGCACAACACCAATAGCTATTGATTTCCTCATGAAAAATCAGAATGACAACAACTTAAGTTAAACTGATTTTTCAAGAAACAAACCAAAGCTTTGATAaactctcttcactcattgggttgtttttgtgttttttatgtAGTTAAGGATAAATAATGAACTCATAAAGGCttaacccaagactaacacaagatggaattgtgttataacctgactctgataccaatttgaagtaaaactCTCTGGACTCGGTTTTTGAACAAATAAGACTCGATTTTAACAGTTAAACGTACTGTTTAATTGTGAATAAAATGATTAAATTTTGGACATAAACTTTGAGGACTTGATTTTGAACACTCAAATGGACTATTTTGACACGAAAAAAGAACAAGTAACcgggatatgacttaaactagatcacgaagcaggtttaagccttggaattaaactcaagatcacaaagcaagggctaattccgcctcaaacactaagtaatgaggggttttccgCACTAAGCAAGACCAAGGCAATACAATCTCCACCATTCATTCTagatctaagggccacaaaagaGCCTTACAAAATTACAAAATAACAGCTATTTTATCTTACACAAACTGAATATAAAGACTAGAAAACAATAAAGCATAAAGGATAAAGTAATAAAGTGAGTTCAGATTTGTTTACTTGCTAAAGGTCAAATAAAATGTGTAAGCCTTAGGAGAATGGCCATTGGCAGCTGCAAATATTCAAGCACAAGAGGTTAGGAGGAGTCCTAAGTCGTGCTTAGCCCTTATTTAGCCAAAAGAAGGAAGTTGAAAGCGACATTTCACCCATTCTCCAAAACAGCCCAATTTCTGATAGACAAAATGTGTCCTAAAGCTACTTCTTTAATCCTGCATTTTTACGACCAATGACCCAAATAAAGTTGCTCCAAACTCTCTAAATTATCCATTCTAGGCTTTGGTTTCATGACTTTGGCATTTGTAAAGCTCCTGGACCTCAAAACAGAAGACGAACCAAAACCGGGTTGGAAAACAACTCAGGAATTCAGACGCATCTTTTAGAAGCCATATCTCTTAGCTCCGGATGAATTTTAAGGCTTATTATATCTCATTGGAAAGCTAATGAAGTTAGCTTTCACCTCAAAAAATAATCACCCTAAAATATGgagtaaatcttgagttattcAACGTTTAGTTCACataggtcatgggctgtccaaTAATGCGTAGTCTGTTTGCATCGGCCATAACTCAAGCTATAGACCTGATATGGAGGTGATTCAAAATCCATGGTTTGTCTAAGATCCCAAGCTTTCCAATGACATAAGAATAATCGTATTTgcatgagtaaaacttgagatatagagcttggaagttagGCTTGCTGTAATGACACTTTaaaaagcgatgaaatgcattcaattgtgaaccgttccttggactgtttcttttggcttaaaaatgaatcacaatgcaacaaattttgttgcaaactccctttcttcaaaagaatttgccctcaaattctATTGGATCAAAATGAAAAGAATTGTTGCCAAGGCTCTTGTCCTCCCACTTATCAAAAGAGCAAGCACACTTCAAGAGATGGGATCTCATGACTTTCTCCTGGATCATATACCAGAATTGTGTATGGCAAAAGAGGTGTTGTGCCATTCCCAAATTCAGTTTGCTCACTCATCCAATTACTCCTTATCCTTCTTGGAATAAATTTCATAGCTGCTTGGCTAGGCCGGATGTGAGTACCACCATCAAATTCAGCAAATAGAGTTGAAAATTTTATACCCATGAAAGGCTCATTGTTACCACTTATGCCCATTCCAACTTTCCCCTCAATTGAGTTCATGTACCATCACCAAAAGGCCAAGGTGGCTTTACTCCAAACTTAACAACACTTTCACCACATTGGATGACCAGAAGCATATACTCAACCAAGCTCAAGCCATAATGAGCATTAACACGAATAGTAGAGcacaacaaaatgaatgaataggagggagtataatgtatCACTTGGTTTAGTTCGGGATATCAGATTTGAGTCGGATAAGGGTTAAAGATTTACACAAGTTTTTAATACGGTTGCATTTGAAGTCGTTTTAAAAGTGGTCTGATTTTGGCTCCACAAAATTACGATAACTGTCTCTGGTCTAGAACAAGTCCCAAAAAAAATCCAAATGGACTAGAGACCGGTTACCATAATTACCCTTTCAGCCCGTTTTACTAAAGGCACTTAATCAATTGCCTTGTCACTTTAATTTTCCGAATAAGTTATTTATTGGTGTATTCGAATATTTTATTAGCTACCATATAGGGTAAGACGGTGTAATAAAAGAGTCGTTTAGACTTGGCAATTTTAATTAATCCTGGACATCTTTAGTTGCTTGTTAAATTACAGATAACAAAATAGAATTCCTGGTATAATTttgatcacaaattctcatttgtgacggatatattcGTCGCAAGGTTGCGACGGGTTAAAGAATACGAAGTAACCACATGgggagataagacaaaagcaaagtGCCTAGAAAATGGCGTTATGTTTTGTCTTATTTAACCCACGCTGGTAGTATTTAACTCGTCACAAACatgtgacggatatacccgtcacaagggagattcGCTGAATTTTGATTGCTAAAGAATGTTAATGATCACTCATCAAACAATCCCTAATGAATTTTCTCATGGGAGATACAATTCCTTAGTCAACCAATTTGTGTTATTCACATGAATTTCCAATTAATGTACATGAAACTTCATGAAAATTTCAGCCAAATCATTAATAGCATCCTAAGAAAAATTGAAGTTGGTAGCATTATGATAGTGTTGTCCTAGGCCAAGACACCAGATTATGACAAATTTTGCGGAACTCCGAAGATTTAATTGACTGCATCAAAGGCAATCTGATATCAAGATTGAAACCGATATTTAGTACCGTGCAAGAAAGGTTACTTCTTGCTCATTTGACAAAGTACACAAATAACAAATGTACCATACACTGGGCTTCACTTCTTTACATTAGTCATGAAAACATTCAATCTTCAGCAAAATGTACAAAATCATGGGGCAAACTCCCTTGTTTTTCAGTTAAAATACACTTCTGAAGCCCAAGATTAATAATTGCCACACAAAGTTCTCAACTTTCATGACCAACTAATATTAACATCACATCGGAGCCAGAGAATAACTCGGAAAAGCCCATTATGTCTTAAACTACAACCCATCATTGCAATGGGAAATGGGGATGATTATCTCTTACCCAGGGATGATGGGAGTAATTCATTGGAGTTTCACCATAGAGAGAGAAGCCGACACTCGGTTCATAAACTCCGCCGGGTGGTATGAATCTCGGCAAGTTTCTTTGAGAGTCGAATCTCCCGCTGCCATTGGTGATAGGCATTGGCAAGCCTGGTGGTAGAGGATGGTGGGGCTGAAATGGAGTATGATGGAACTGTAGCCAGCCATGAGGGTGAAACCTGCTACCGGCGCCTCTGTCCGGCGGGATGTTGATGGTTCACCATTGCGGTCATTGTGCTCATGATTCCTAGGTTTGGCCAACATCATTAGATTAACATCAATAAAATGAAGATGCACAAATATAGCCGTATTCCAGTGCATATAAATTTCCCATGAAATGGTCATATACaaaaatttaagaaaaaaaaCTGAAGACAAAAACATTCATATGTTCGAAAGATTTAATTTCGCTCATAAATGAAGGAAAAGGGATTCTAATTTTCCAATAATCAAATGAAGGAAAAGGGATTCTAATTTTAATCTCCAACCCAGTGAGTCGGGAAAAAAGGTCGCCAGCAGGTAATGCAGTTAGTTCTATGTCATCCTCCCAAATCGGGGAAAAAAAAGGCACTGTAGAATAGTAGATCATAAATGAAGAACAGGCAGTTACAGACTTACAGGCTTAGCTGACTGGACCAAGTTTCAGCAGTTATTTACTTAATCTGCCCGGATGTAAACGGAAGGTATATGTTGTAGGTCGGCCCAGTCTTCCCCATCCGGATCTTGGAATCTTTCCGCTAAAAGTGGACACTTTCTGACCTCCAGCAACTGCAAGGAAGCGAGGTCCCGCACAATACCCATTTTTAATTGGAGATTCTTGCAACCATTTATGCGAAGGGATCGAAGAGAAGACAAGCAATGTAACCATTCCGGAAGGGCTTCCAGATCAGAGCACATTTCAAGCTCCAAGTTTTCAAGAGAGGTCAAATGTCGCATCCCTTTTGGCAGGGTCTCTATATCCAGATTTGATAATTGTAGGGTTCGAAGTCTTCCTCCGAGAGATCTCCACGGCACCTCATCATCACGATCACCATAATCCCAATTCAAATCAAGGTTTGCATTTAGCTGCAGTGAAACCAAAGCTGTTAGATGCTCCCACCCTGCTCCTTCAAGAGACCTCAATCTATAACATCTGACAATTGCAATGCTCCGAAGGGAACGACAGCTCTTGAATGTTTCCCCAAGTTCTGACAAACACTCTATATCATTATTTCCTTCTATACAAATGCTAATTAGACCTTTTACGGGTAATGATTTTAGGTAATCAAGGTCGTCTAAATGCACCTCCCTCAAAATGATCGAGTCACTAACCGAACTCATGATCCGTAATTCTTTGTTTACATGGCACAACCTCAGCTTTTTCAGGTTTATACAAGGAGGAAATGATGTCAGTTTATCACACCCATCGATCTCTAACCCAGAGAGCCGGGGAAAAGAAGGCTGCCAGCAATTGTCGCTGTCTATGCCTTTCGTTCTCCACCATCCTTTCAACTTAGTCAGAGAAGAAATTTTAAGTTTCTCGAGGGAAGGAAAAAACACTTCTGTATAACTGCCATCATGGGCTAAATCCTCAATGTACTCCATTTCATCTAAACAAAAAAGTGAGAGCGACTTGAGATGGATGAGTTTGCTCAATGAAGGCAAATGCAACAAGTTGTCACAATCAAAAAGCTCGACCCGGACAAGATTGGGAAGAAAGGCATTCCAATTATATTCTTTTCCCACTCCCCACCACGTTGATGGAAGTCTAGCTTCATCGTAAAAATACAACTCAAGTTCCTTCAGAGAAGGTGGTGGCTCGAGTATTTCAAGCAAAGTTTCATGTTTTCCATCATTTGGGAAGTCTATGGTTAGTGCCTCAAGATGCTTCATGCTTCTCAAATATCCTTTCCTACTTTCCATGGCACCGATTGAGTTGTCAGCTATTCGAACTCTAATGCTTCCTCTTAGGTTCTTCAATGCTTGCAGATTTTCTAGCTCTGCAACTGAACTTCCTTCACCCACCACAAACTCGGTAAGAACACATAGGCAGCTCAATTTGTCTAGGCCTGAAGGCATATGAGTCAATTTATGGCACAGAGATATATCCAAGTGCCTGAGATTTACCAAATTAGCCAAACCCTCTGGCAAATCTAGTAAACCTGAGCACCAACTTAGATCTAAGGTCTGTAGATTATATAGCTTTGTAACTGAATCAGGCAGTGCCACTAGACGCCTATTATAAGATAGATCAAGATACCGTAAGTGCAAAAGTTTACCTATGGAATTTGGCAAAGTATGGATGTCTAAATCGTGCAAATCTAATGTCCTAAGAAAATTCCAATTCTCTACAAGTTTACCTACAGAAAAGTTGATTTCAAACCCATCTCGGACATAAGAGCGGATCTTACACTTGGAGAAAATGCTTCCTTTAAATTTGCTTCCCAGGTGAAATAAGTGATGAACTTCATCTCCTAAATTACTTTGGATAGAATTAATTGCAACAACACTCTTTCCTGCTACCTTTTGAGCAACATCGTGAATCAAGTCATGGATTTTAAATGATTCAACAACTCCGATGTCATTCTTTTCTACATCATGAAAAAAACATCTTCGTAGAAGGATTGATAAATACTCCTCTCCAGCATCTTCCAGGCTCTGACCTACATCAAACGGAACTATGTATCCTTGTGCCATCCAAAGCCTAATCAACTTTTCCCTGTTTATTCTGAAAtccttgggaaacaatgcacaaTAGGTAAAGCAAGTCTTTAATGGGGATTCAAGATTATCAAAGCTAAGTTTCAGAATAGATATAATCTTATTATCACCATCGTTAAGCTTGGCTAATCCGCATTCTTGAAACGATCTCCACTTACTTTCACTCTGACCATATAAAAGTGCTCCCACTACTTTAATAGCGAGAGGAACATTACAGCATTGTTCCACAATCGCCTTGCCAAGCCTAATTAATTCTGAAGAACTGACATCTTGTATCTCTTTTTCTCCAAATGCTGTCATCTGGAATAAACGCCATGAATTTTCAGGAGACAATCCTTTGAGCTCATATTTATATGTCTCATCAACAACCATTGCAGTCCTTTTAGAACGGGTGGTTACTAAAACCCTACTTCCTGCTCCACCACCCATTAAAAACTTTCTTAAACCAAGCCACTTCTCACGATTTTCATTCCATACATCATCTAGAACTATTAAATACTTCTTCCCTCCAAGAAAACCTAGAAGTTTCCTCTGTACCAAATCCATTGTAAAGTCATCATGCTTGTCATTCGACACTGATTCCAGAATCCTAGCAAGAATTGTTTTCACGTCAAATTCCACCCCATTTTCATCAGACACACATGTCCATAACCTCAAGGGAAATTCAGTCTTAACTCTCTCATCATTAAACACAAGTTGGGCAAGTGTAGTTTTCCCCAACCCACCGACTCCCACTATAGAGAGGAAAGAAACCCGATCCTTCGAACCAGAATCTAGAAGCATATGGACAACCTTGCTAAGATCACATTCTCTCCCAACAACCTCATCAACCTCATCTGAATAAACATAGGAACAAGtctcttcccttctctccctaaTAGGTTGGAAG
The Silene latifolia isolate original U9 population chromosome 11, ASM4854445v1, whole genome shotgun sequence genome window above contains:
- the LOC141611275 gene encoding putative disease resistance protein RGA1, which encodes MAEIVIGLAGKLVEVVGSKAISEICSIWGYKSELDDLKNTITTIRNVLLDAESKDQLSYEAQDYIQKLHDALYDADDFFDEFRTVAELKQHSKDGKLSEKVWGFFSSKKNTLSVAYSMSRNVKKIRKKLDGIASNHNTFGFSVDFQPIRERREETCSYVYSDEVDEVVGRECDLSKVVHMLLDSGSKDRVSFLSIVGVGGLGKTTLAQLVFNDERVKTEFPLRLWTCVSDENGVEFDVKTILARILESVSNDKHDDFTMDLVQRKLLGFLGGKKYLIVLDDVWNENREKWLGLRKFLMGGGAGSRVLVTTRSKRTAMVVDETYKYELKGLSPENSWRLFQMTAFGEKEIQDVSSSELIRLGKAIVEQCCNVPLAIKVVGALLYGQSESKWRSFQECGLAKLNDGDNKIISILKLSFDNLESPLKTCFTYCALFPKDFRINREKLIRLWMAQGYIVPFDVGQSLEDAGEEYLSILLRRCFFHDVEKNDIGVVESFKIHDLIHDVAQKVAGKSVVAINSIQSNLGDEVHHLFHLGSKFKGSIFSKCKIRSYVRDGFEINFSVGKLVENWNFLRTLDLHDLDIHTLPNSIGKLLHLRYLDLSYNRRLVALPDSVTKLYNLQTLDLSWCSGLLDLPEGLANLVNLRHLDISLCHKLTHMPSGLDKLSCLCVLTEFVVGEGSSVAELENLQALKNLRGSIRVRIADNSIGAMESRKGYLRSMKHLEALTIDFPNDGKHETLLEILEPPPSLKELELYFYDEARLPSTWWGVGKEYNWNAFLPNLVRVELFDCDNLLHLPSLSKLIHLKSLSLFCLDEMEYIEDLAHDGSYTEVFFPSLEKLKISSLTKLKGWWRTKGIDSDNCWQPSFPRLSGLEIDGCDKLTSFPPCINLKKLRLCHVNKELRIMSSVSDSIILREVHLDDLDYLKSLPVKGLISICIEGNNDIECLSELGETFKSCRSLRSIAIVRCYRLRSLEGAGWEHLTALVSLQLNANLDLNWDYGDRDDEVPWRSLGGRLRTLQLSNLDIETLPKGMRHLTSLENLELEMCSDLEALPEWLHCLSSLRSLRINGCKNLQLKMGIVRDLASLQLLEVRKCPLLAERFQDPDGEDWADLQHIPSVYIRAD